One segment of Macrotis lagotis isolate mMagLag1 chromosome 1, bilby.v1.9.chrom.fasta, whole genome shotgun sequence DNA contains the following:
- the LOC141507605 gene encoding olfactory receptor 51H1-like, producing MPTTNHSFFQHLHFILTGIPGLEKEYYWMAFPLGFIYTIAILGNGIIISTIKSESSLHIPMYYFLCMLALADLGLALCTLPSMLGIFWFDYKVITFDTCLVQMYFIHTFSAIESGVLVAMAFDRVVAIRNPLRYGTILTSGVVCRIGLAILTRAVCVVFPVPFLIKRLPFYRSNVLSHSFCLHQDVMRLACASTRVNSLYGLIAVIFTKGSDSLSILLSYAFILHTVLTIASGEGRLKALNTCVSHICAVLIFYVPLIGVSVIHRFGKHLSPLTHALMANAYLLVPPVLNPIVYTVKTKEIRKKIIQMFTRTKIIVQV from the coding sequence ATGCCAACCACCAATCATTCCTTCTTCCAGCACCTCCACTTTATCCTGACAGGAATCCCTGGACTAGAGAAAGAGTATTATTGGATGGCATTCCCACTGGGTTTCATTTATACTATTGCTATCTTGGGCAATGGCATCATCATCTCGACCATCAAATCTGAATCCTCCCTGCATATCCCCATGTACTACTTCCTATGCATGTTGGCACTGGCAGACCTGGGCTTGGCCCTCTGCACTTTGCCCTCCATGCTGGGAATCTTTTGGTTTGATTATAAAGTTATCACCTTTGATACTTGCCTGGTCCAGATGTACTTCATCCACACTTTCTCAGCCATTGAGTCTGGAGTGCTGGTGGCCATGGCTTTTGACAGAGTTGTTGCCATACGGAATCCTTTGAGGTATGGCACCATCCTTACCAGTGGGGTAGTATGTAGAATAGGGTTGGCCATTCTCACACGGGCTGTCTGTGTGGTGTTCCCTGTACCCTTCCTCATCAAGCGACTCCCCTTCTATCGTTCTAATGTTCTATCTCACTCCTTTTGTCTGCACCAGGATGTCATGCGTCTTGCCTGTGCTAGCACCCGGGTCAATAGCCTTTACGGCCTTATTGCTGTGATTTTCACTAAAGGTTCAGATTCACTCTCTATTCTCCTTTCATATGCATTTATCCTACATACTGTATTGACCATTGCCTCTGGAGAGGGTAGACTAAAGGCACTTAACACTTGTGTTTCCCATATCTGTGCTGTGCTCATCTTCTATGTGCCGCTTATTGGGGTTTCTGTTATTCATCGTTTTGGGAAGCATCTATCCCCTCTGACTCATGCACTCATGGCCAATGCCTACCTTCTTGTTCCCCCTGTGCTAAACCCCATAGTCTATACTGTGAAGACCAAGGAGATCCGAAAGAAGATTATCCAGATGTTTACCCGGACAAAGATCATTGTGCAAGTTTAA